ACAAGAATAACTTCAACataatatttccattttattAATACTTTGTCCATTATATTTTGGGAAAGCTGGCGAGATGTTCatgcttttatattttattctccAACTAACGTTCATTGCTACCAATTTAATACAAATCATccgttttacattaataataataaactacTAAAAATCAAATACTACCTAGCATTTTGAattcatatacgatagatacaTATATTCCATTAATGCTTGAAATCAAATACGACTTGTTACgatgtttgttttcatcagAAAAACAGGAGAAAGAATAAGACATTTCTCAACTAGAATTTTACCAACCTCATAAGAAAGTCTTATAGCATATGTTTATATCTTAGtggataattaatatttatacatacatatttaatgaatttaaatatttatttatacttaaaactctctttttttttaaagaatgcgGAGTTTAACTTTAGAAAATAAGTTGGAAAGGAAAATAACAAACtactaaaaaataaatcaatgaaTCAAAGAATTTAGTTATGTTTTAACTAAATCAAAGACCCACCCTCGTCTTTGGTgtcaaactaaaatattatttttacttttaccaTTTTGAAGTTGTATATGTTTTACCTTTTGAAATGGACGGGCCCTTGAGCCACAGTTCGCCTGTTTGGTTAGTTCCCATAAACCGACCCGTATTCGGATCCACGACCCTCGCCTCAACATCAGGCGTCAACGTCCCCACCGTACCATACCTCCGGCTGTCCACCATATCCATATAAGCTCCTCCACCGTTTGATTCCGTCAACGCATACGCCTGAAGTACATGCACCGTCGGATATATCTTCAAGAACCCCTCCGTTACCTCCTTGCTCAACGGCGCTCCACCACACGTCACCTTTTTCAGGGAGCTCAGATCATACTTCGCCTTGATTATATCTCCTTCGTTGGTCATAACCACCAAAACCGGCGGCGCCAGAATAAGAGCCGTGGCTCTGTACTTCTCCACCGCGGCCAACATGTCGCTGAGATCGAATCTCCGGAGGATCACCACCGTCGAACCGAGAGCTACGGTGGCCATAGCGAACATGAGTAATCCGAATGTGTGGAACATTGGAACGGTGCAGATCAGAATCTTGTCTTCCAGCGATTCCTTCGCGACCATTTTCGCCACGTAGGACGTTAAGTTCCGGTGAGAGGAGATAACACCTTTGCTCGCTCCTGTGGTACCGGAGGAGTAAAGCATCACCGCCGTATCCTCCTGGTTGACTCGGTCTCTGACTCGCTGCCCACTTGGttccttcttcatcatctcagACAAAACACCAACGACTCTGACTACACGACTCGGCTCCACGTGCTCCTCCTCGGTGAGGACGATGGAGATGCCGGCGGGGAGTTTGTGTGCCAGCTGAACCGTCGTGAAGGCCAGTGTCGGGTTGCTATCGGCGATTTGCTTCGATATCTCACCGACGGTGCTGAGAGTGTTCGCGGTGGTGACGACGGCGCCGAGAGACATGACGGCGAGGCATACGATGGGGATGTAAAATGAGTTTGGGGAGAGGATGAGGATGACGTCGCCTCTACGTAATCCCACATCGCGGTGGAGACACTCCGCGACACGGTCAACGGCCCTCCAGAGATCGGAGAAGCTTAACCGTTGGCCAGTGGCAGCGTCTATGAAGGCGGTGGTGCCACTGTGGGTCTGACAAGAGATGAATGTTGTGACGTGGAGCGATGGACTCGCCGGGAGACTAATGGGGTTGCGTTTGCTATAGAATGTAGAGTTTTCTTTGCAGAAACCACTTCTTGAATCAACAAGAGATGATCTTTCAACATTAGCCATTTTTGTTTCTCTGTGAACACCAACGAATCTGGAGAAGATAGTTTCAGGAGTGGCTGATGATAATTAAATAAAGGGTAGAAagaaattaattaagtaaaccttttgtttctttctttgtcTTATAAGGCCATTAGCTGTGTTGATTGT
This genomic interval from Brassica napus cultivar Da-Ae chromosome A6, Da-Ae, whole genome shotgun sequence contains the following:
- the LOC111198588 gene encoding OPC-6:CoA ligase-like — protein: MANVERSSLVDSRSGFCKENSTFYSKRNPISLPASPSLHVTTFISCQTHSGTTAFIDAATGQRLSFSDLWRAVDRVAECLHRDVGLRRGDVILILSPNSFYIPIVCLAVMSLGAVVTTANTLSTVGEISKQIADSNPTLAFTTVQLAHKLPAGISIVLTEEEHVEPSRVVRVVGVLSEMMKKEPSGQRVRDRVNQEDTAVMLYSSGTTGASKGVISSHRNLTSYVAKMVAKESLEDKILICTVPMFHTFGLLMFAMATVALGSTVVILRRFDLSDMLAAVEKYRATALILAPPVLVVMTNEGDIIKAKYDLSSLKKVTCGGAPLSKEVTEGFLKIYPTVHVLQAYALTESNGGGAYMDMVDSRRYGTVGTLTPDVEARVVDPNTGRFMGTNQTGELWLKGPSISKGYFKNQEATSETFNLEGWLKTGDLCYIDDEGFLYVVDRLKELIKYKGYQVAPAELEALLITHPDILDAAVIPFPDKEAGQYPMAYVTRTLGSNLSEKQVIDFISKQVAPYKKIRKVAFINSIPKTASGKILRKDLIKLPSSKL